The Henckelia pumila isolate YLH828 chromosome 2, ASM3356847v2, whole genome shotgun sequence genome includes a window with the following:
- the LOC140882314 gene encoding lariat debranching enzyme-like, which translates to MKIAVQGCAHGDLDNIYATLLARQEAEKVKIDLLICCGDFQAVRNEKDLESLNVPGKYRKMNSFYKYYSGEKVAPCPTIFIGGNHEASNYLWELYYGGWAAPQIYFLGVAGVIKFGNVRIGGLSGIYKEHDYYLGHYEKLPYNEKDIRSIYHVREFDVHKLMQVEEPIDIFISHDWPQKIATCGNVKGLLRRKPFFEQEIEDGTLGSLAAAELLEKLKPSYWFSAHLHCKFSALIQHVENETVTKFLALDKCLPGHKFLQVLDIPSAVGPYEIQYDEEWLAITRKFNPAFPRTRRRANFSDAKLDIRDCRQFVRQKMQMRGGKPFQFIRTAPCYNPGHLVSMKYPSGHCRNPQTEALLQLLELQYFLDDTSAPDDLCQSRELFPSKGSLDFYSEDIPIDDVDEFDEET; encoded by the exons ATGAAAATAGCTGTACAAGGATGTGCACATGGAGATTTGGACAACATATATGCAACTCTTTTAGCGAGGCAAGAAGCTGAGAAGGTCAAAATAGATCTTCTCATTTGTTGTGGAGATTTTCAG GCTGTTCGAAATGAGAAAGATCTTGAAAGTTTAAACGTGCCTGGGAAGTATCGGAAAATGAATTCCTTCTACAAGTATTATTCTGGGGAGAAAGTAGCCCCATGTCCGACTATATTCATTGGGGGTAATCATGAAGCATCGAATTACTTATGGGAATT GTACTATGGGGGATGGGCTGCACCACAGATATACTTTCTTGGGGTTGCAGGAGTGATCAAGTTCGGAAATGTCCGCATTGGTGGTCTTTCTGGGATCTATAAAGAACATGACTACTATTTAG GGCATTACGAGAAACTGCCTTACAATGAAAAAGACATCCGATCCATATATCATGTTCGTGAGTTCGATGTTCATAAGCTTATGCAAGTTGAGGAACcaattgatatttttatttcacaTGATTGGCCTCAAAAAATTGCTACATGTGGAAATGTGAAAGGCCTTCTCCGTCGAAAACCGTTCTTTGAACAGGAG ATCGAGGATGGAACATTGGGAAGTCTAGCTGCCGCGGAGTTGCTGGAAAAGTTGAAGCCTTCTTACTGGTTTTCAGCACATCTACACTGCAAATTTTCTGCTCTCATTCAACATGTGGAAAATGAGACTGTCACAAAGTTTCTTGCACTGGACAAGTGCCTCCCTGGACACAAATTTTTGCAA GTTCTTGACATTCCATCAGCAGTGGGACCTTATGAGATTCAGTATGATGAAGAATGGCTTGCAATCACGAGGAAGTTTAACCCTGCTTTTCCTCGGACTAGACGTCGTGCGAATTTTAG TGATGCTAAGCTTGACATTCGAGATTGCCGTCAGTTTGTGAGGCAAAAGATGCAGATGAGGGGTGGCAAACCTTTTCAATTCATTAGAACTGCTCCATGCTATAATCCTGGTCATCTCGTTTCAATGAAATATCCTTCTG GACACTGTCGAAACCCTCAGACAGAAGCGCTCTTGCAACTTTTGGAACttcaatattttcttgatgACACATCTGCACCAGACGATCTGTGTCAAAGTCGAGAATTGTTTCCTTCCAAAG GTTCCCTTGATTTTTATAGCGAAGACATTCCGATTGATGATGTAGACGAATTTGATGAAGAAACCTAG
- the LOC140881386 gene encoding RNA-binding protein 1-like, whose amino-acid sequence MDDPEQNKIFVGGVSWETTDEILKQHFAKYGTVLASVIAKDRISGSPRGFAFVTFSDSSVFHRVLEDSHEILGRMVDVKKAITKSEQQSDHQHDRALSRINRSNTRSSNHIRTKKIFVGGLSANLTEEDFKSYFEKFGRITDVVVMHDNLTHRPRGFGFITFDSEDSAEEAVHKNFHQLGGKLVEVKRAVPKDGNNSNGSGFNGRIGSGRGHTDNSYPQGNYLLNNMRFGYSPSGYGNGAGYVYGGGMVGGGYPPGGYGGIGYGFPPIAPGSPWSHGMIGVRTSLLPYGSGPPVYPMHLNGWTGFTSLAGNGYNGFLDTRFSGKSAQFSNMHPQGTDESMPSHAVGNNVDDSYSFSSARGLGAVAN is encoded by the exons ATGGACGATCCGGAGCAGAACAAGATATTTGTCGGTGGCGTTTCGTGGGAGACGACGGACGAAATTCTGAAACAGCATTTCGCTAAATACGGCACCGTTTTGGCGTCTGTGATAGCGAAAGATCGAATTTCTGGAAGTCCCAGGGGATTCGCTTTCGTCACGTTCTCCGATTCTTCTGTATTTCATCGCGTCCTTGAGGATTCCCATGAAATTCTTGGGAGAATG GTTGATGTCAAAAAAGCAATTACAAAGAGTGAACAACAAAGTGATCATCAGCATGATAGAGCACTGAGTCGAATTAATAGGAGTAACACTAGGAGCAGCAATCACATTAGGACCAAGAAGATTTTTGTAGGGGGCTTGTCAGCTAATCTAACAGAGGAAGATTTCAAGAGCTACTTCGAGAAATTCGGTAGGATTACTGATGTAGTTGTGATGCACGATAACTTGACACATAGGCCCAGGGGTTTTGGTTTTATTACATTTGATTCAGAGGATTCTGCCGAGGAGGCTGTGCATAAGAACTTTCACCAATTGGGTGGGAAGCTTGTGGAGGTGAAAAGGGCAGTACCCAAAGATGGAAATAACAGTAATGGTAGTGGTTTTAATGGAAGGATAGGTAGTGGAAGAGGACATACCGATAATTCATATCCTCAAGGGAATTACTTGCTTAACAATATGAGATTTGGGTATTCCCCCTCTGGATATGGAAATGGGGCGGGATACGTATATGGAGGTGGAATGGTAGGTGGTGGTTATCCGCCTGGAGGATATGGAGGAATTGGTTATGGTTTCCCTCCAATTGCACCTGGAAGTCCTTGGAGCCATGGGATGATTGGTGTTAGGACGAGTTTGTTGCCTTATGGAAGTGGTCCTCCCGTTTACCCCATGCATTTAAATGGGTGGACTGGTTTCACCAGTCTGGCCGGGAATGGATATAACGGCTTTCTTGACACCAGATTTAGTGGAAAATCTGCTCAATTTAGCAACATGCATCCTCAAGGTACAGATGAATCGATGCCGTCACATGCTGTCGGGAATAATGTAGATGATTCCTATTCTTTCAGTTCTGCTAGAGGCCTTGGAGCTGTTGCCAACTAA
- the LOC140881387 gene encoding fatty acid elongase 3-like, protein MKLFQIEDLNYLLAEQPLIVYFRWSPSESWGATWLFLFTSISTYIITAATLHLLLRLFRRRHPVSLGPFPALHSLALALLSAVIFTGILLSSIAEIRDTRWFWRRSKTPFQWLLCFPLGTRPSGRVFFWSYIFYLSRFLHIFKTFFTILRNPLSFPYFQLFNHSILILMTFLWLEFTQSFQVLAILSMTLVFSLVYGYRFCIEMGLQKSYFPFLMFCQIVLVVTNLAWHIGVLVLHFLKGGCNGMGAWVFNSVLNSFVLFFVLDFYVRKCLCIERDYAAFRVETKPLTSETQTKNTVCFSPRT, encoded by the coding sequence ATGAAGttatttcagattgaagattTGAACTATTTGCTTGCAGAGCAGCCGTTGATCGTGTACTTCCGGTGGAGCCCCAGCGAGTCTTGGGGAGCAACTTGGCTATTCCTTTTCACTTCTATCTCCACCTACATTATCACGGCCGCCACCCTACACCTCCTCCTCCGTCTCTTCCGCCGCCGCCATCCCGTCTCACTGGGTCCTTTCCCGGCCCTCCACAGCCTGGCTCTGGCTCTCCTCTCTGCTGTCATCTTCACCGGAATCCTCCTCTCATCCATCGCAGAAATACGAGACACCAGGTGGTTCTGGCGGCGGTCCAAGACGCCATTCCAGTGGCTGCTCTGCTTCCCCCTCGGCACCCGCCCCTCCGGCCGCGTTTTCTTCTGGTCATACATTTTCTACCTCTCCCGCTTCCTCCACATCTTCAAAACTTTCTTCACGATCCTAAGAAACCCACTCAGCTTCCCGTATTTCCAGCTCTTCAACCACTCGATTCTCATCCTTATGACGTTTCTATGGCTTGAATTCACCCAGTCTTTCCAAGTCCTCGCCATTCTTTCCATGACTCTGGTGTTCTCTTTGGTTTATGGGTACCGATTCTGCATCGAGATGGGATTACAGAAAAGCTACTTCCCCTTCTTGATGTTTTGCCAAATCGTTTTGGTGGTCACGAATTTGGCTTGGCATATTGGAGTTCTGGTTTTGCATTTCTTGAAAGGAGGGTGCAATGGGATGGGAGCATGGGTGTTCAACTCGGTGCTTAATAGCTTTGTGCTGTTCTTTGTGTTGGATTTCTACGTAAGAAAGTGTCTCTGCATTGAAAGAGATTATGCTGCTTTTCGGGTGGAAACCAAACCTCTAACTTCGGAGACTCAAACCAAAAACACAGTGTGTTTCAGTCCAAGAACGTAG
- the LOC140881388 gene encoding protein OSB1, mitochondrial-like, with protein sequence MGVGRLFNDAACSSRLSRFFSTSAAMIRRPWIYDLGELEESIGESAVYRRALKFQRPTTVKFQENMLNSVSLIGLISAPFKNFDTASGRTGVYTSLTVDSPARAYSNFKVTLNFWDELAEIAVEHLKLRDLIYVSGSLVSYKNMDESGKSIYRLKVRVAEVNYIIQHSSCQNSLKLGPKATIEDMLRMRKARLHLWQVFFSSRDEWWDNRNDKRNPKCPDFKHKDTGEALWLKDTDPPWVKKQLLLQDSRLNKRGSKKHINASSHLSPLVFHDTPRN encoded by the exons ATGGGAGTTGGCCGCCTCTTCAACGACGCCGCATGTAGTTCACGCCTATCTCGTTTCTTCTCAACTTCAGCCGCCATGATCCGGCGCCCATGGATTTACGACCTGGGCGAACTCGAAGAATCCATTGGCGAAAGCGCAGTTTACCGACGTGCACTCAAGTTCCAGCGACCCACCACTGTCAAATTCCAAGAAAATATGCTTAATTCCGTGAGCTTGATCGGCCTTATCAGCGCCCCTTTTAAAAATTTCGACACGGCCAGCGGAAGGACCGGCGTTTATACCAGTCTTACAGTTGATTCACCAGCTAGAGCTTACAGTAATTTTAA GGTTACGCTTAACTTTTGGGATGAATTGGCGGAAATAGCTGTTGAGCATCTGAAGCTGAGAGATTTAATTTATGTTTCGGGTTCTCTAGTTTCTTACAAGAATATGGATGAGTCTGGGAAGTCTATTTATCGCCTTAAG GTTAGAGTCGCAGAGGTAAATTACATCATTCAACACTCATCCTGCCAAAATTCTTTGAAGTTGGGACCAAAAG CTACAATAGAAGACATGTTGCGGATGCGTAAAGCTCGACTCCATCTGTGGCAGGTATTCTTCAGCAGCCGAGATGAGTGGTGGGATAATAGAAATGATAAACGGAACCCAAAGTGTCCTGACTTTAAGCACAAGGATACCGGCGAAGCACTTTGGCTTAAAGACACTGATCCTCCATGGGTCAAAAAGCAACTTCTATTGCAAGATTCAAGGTTGAACAAACGAGGTTCTAAGAAACACATAAACGCGTCTTCCCATCTCTCTCCTTTGGTTTTTCATGATACGCCAAGAAATTGA